The Micrococcales bacterium genome has a segment encoding these proteins:
- a CDS encoding PIN domain-containing protein has protein sequence MTSRRIILDANILVRAVLGARVADIIQRHGDAATFFAPELAFVEAARHLPTIVGKRGFDPAPLLDSLGQLREVVDVVPSDVTEPLKEASLIRIGARDPMDWPIVAAALALGCPIWTEDKDFFGSGIATWTSDRVEIYLGGS, from the coding sequence GTGACATCGCGGCGGATCATACTTGACGCGAACATTCTTGTCCGTGCGGTGCTTGGCGCCCGCGTCGCAGACATCATTCAGCGACATGGCGATGCCGCAACGTTCTTTGCTCCCGAGCTTGCGTTCGTTGAGGCCGCTCGACACTTACCGACCATTGTCGGGAAGCGAGGATTTGACCCGGCTCCATTACTTGATTCGCTCGGCCAGCTCCGTGAGGTTGTCGACGTGGTGCCGTCGGATGTCACTGAGCCACTGAAAGAGGCTTCGCTGATCCGCATTGGAGCGCGTGACCCAATGGACTGGCCGATTGTCGCAGCCGCATTGGCGCTTGGTTGCCCTATTTGGACTGAAGACAAGGATTTCTTCGGCTCTGGGATCGCGACATGGACTTCCGATCGGGTTGAGATCTACCTTGGCGGCAGTTGA
- a CDS encoding type II toxin-antitoxin system prevent-host-death family antitoxin: MSLSVGVREFRQDLADYIDQTEPVTVTRHGRTVGLFVPVRRDRQAEIAAFAEAAGKASELLAELGMTEDAVVEEFDALRGVK, from the coding sequence ATGAGCTTGAGCGTTGGTGTTCGGGAGTTCCGGCAGGACTTGGCGGACTACATTGACCAAACCGAGCCGGTGACGGTGACTCGTCATGGGCGGACGGTTGGCCTGTTTGTCCCAGTTCGCCGTGATCGACAGGCAGAGATTGCGGCCTTCGCCGAGGCAGCAGGCAAAGCAAGTGAGTTGTTGGCCGAACTGGGCATGACTGAGGACGCGGTCGTGGAAGAATTCGACGCGTTACGTGGGGTCAAGTGA
- a CDS encoding MarR family transcriptional regulator yields MSTPRPSLAPIFRSEVQLGVLGATYLEPERRFAIRELIERTGKPQPTVAREVERLTEAGLIESELKSGRRSVWAVTTSPIFTDLRSLLAKTIGPKAKIEDQLVGIKGIDYAAIYGSWAARFYGEPGPQPNDIDVLVVGSPDVARVRAAVDGAARSCGRDVSVSVLSPEEWTEAGTGFVRNVKDGPLVELDLGA; encoded by the coding sequence GTGAGTACTCCAAGGCCAAGTTTGGCCCCGATCTTCCGCAGCGAGGTGCAGCTGGGAGTGCTTGGTGCCACTTACCTCGAGCCGGAACGGCGCTTCGCAATTAGGGAGCTGATTGAGCGCACCGGCAAACCTCAGCCGACTGTCGCTCGCGAGGTTGAAAGGCTGACAGAAGCCGGTCTCATCGAATCTGAACTTAAGAGCGGCCGACGCTCGGTCTGGGCGGTGACGACCTCGCCGATCTTTACTGACCTAAGGTCGCTGCTGGCCAAGACTATTGGGCCAAAAGCGAAGATCGAAGACCAACTGGTCGGCATAAAAGGAATTGACTACGCCGCCATCTACGGCTCATGGGCGGCACGTTTCTACGGTGAGCCCGGCCCCCAGCCGAACGACATCGACGTTCTTGTTGTTGGGTCTCCAGATGTGGCCAGAGTCCGCGCAGCTGTTGACGGTGCGGCCAGGTCTTGCGGGCGAGACGTCAGTGTCTCCGTGCTCAGCCCGGAGGAATGGACTGAAGCCGGAACCGGCTTTGTCCGCAACGTGAAGGATGGCCCTTTGGTTGAACTGGACCTGGGCGCATGA
- a CDS encoding helix-turn-helix domain-containing protein, with amino-acid sequence MNQTLVLDPEEVRAHPVVADPAHPKWAEQLLTVVREAAEHGQAISVSTRVKTLTPAEIAERLGVSRTTISRRIASGQIKALRVGNRHRVPVAEYDRFRRELMNSVAEHYAADLEVDLFGGI; translated from the coding sequence ATGAATCAAACACTTGTGCTCGACCCGGAGGAGGTTCGGGCACATCCAGTAGTTGCTGATCCTGCCCATCCAAAGTGGGCCGAACAGCTTCTTACTGTTGTCCGGGAGGCTGCTGAACACGGTCAGGCGATCAGCGTGAGTACGCGCGTCAAGACCCTGACTCCAGCGGAAATTGCTGAGCGGCTAGGAGTGTCTCGAACCACGATCTCGCGCCGGATCGCCAGCGGGCAGATCAAGGCTTTGAGAGTCGGCAACCGGCATCGCGTCCCGGTAGCAGAATATGATCGGTTCCGTCGGGAGTTGATGAACTCAGTGGCTGAGCACTACGCGGCTGACTTGGAAGTGGACCTATTTGGTGGCATCTGA
- a CDS encoding 1-acyl-sn-glycerol-3-phosphate acyltransferase — MTTKRRVGLPPGFNLAGWIRRGVWRNAFHLVGGFRVTGSAPYEAMVVVANHSSHTDTPALLAAIPAQYKPVVVAAGDYWFDKKWKAFALKLAIGAVPVRRHGGHGYETLVEGARQVLGSGSSLLVFPEGGRSTDGQIGQFHTGPLHLAKEFDVPVLPVAVVGTSRLLPKHGPFRPGPVEVRVGEAIQPEDLDANDTELLRRQIMAMLDQGPARPATSRAWLRLKQLMDSKAGLLGAAAWGFAEATSSPLTQEVYLATVALASPRQMPKAIVCLTAGSAAGALVNALLTRAGHRPPTLLVTNWMRQTAGEHLAGGVRGLWRQVANGIPVKVYAAKAGDMGVPLGRFVLAVAATRATRAAGIGGLAALAASRTKPILRRAYGPYLGVFAVNYSLGLWLVWRRWKKSKP; from the coding sequence ATGACCACTAAGCGCCGGGTAGGACTGCCACCGGGCTTCAACCTAGCCGGCTGGATCCGGCGTGGGGTTTGGCGCAACGCCTTCCACCTGGTGGGCGGCTTTCGTGTAACCGGTTCGGCCCCCTACGAGGCAATGGTGGTGGTGGCCAACCACTCCTCTCACACCGACACCCCGGCTTTGCTGGCAGCGATCCCGGCACAGTACAAACCGGTCGTGGTGGCGGCCGGGGACTATTGGTTTGACAAAAAGTGGAAGGCTTTCGCCCTGAAGTTGGCGATCGGTGCGGTGCCGGTCAGGCGCCACGGCGGTCATGGTTACGAAACCCTGGTCGAAGGCGCCCGCCAAGTGCTTGGCTCTGGTTCTTCCCTGTTGGTTTTCCCCGAAGGCGGCCGCAGCACCGATGGACAGATTGGCCAGTTCCACACCGGTCCGCTGCATTTGGCCAAGGAATTCGACGTGCCAGTGCTGCCGGTGGCGGTGGTTGGGACGTCAAGGCTGCTGCCAAAGCACGGGCCGTTCAGGCCGGGGCCAGTGGAGGTGCGGGTGGGCGAAGCGATCCAACCTGAGGACCTTGACGCCAATGACACTGAGCTGCTGCGCCGGCAAATCATGGCGATGCTAGATCAAGGCCCAGCCCGCCCGGCCACATCTCGCGCCTGGTTGAGGCTGAAGCAGTTGATGGACTCTAAGGCTGGACTGCTCGGTGCGGCGGCCTGGGGTTTTGCCGAGGCGACCTCTTCGCCGCTGACCCAGGAGGTCTATCTGGCCACCGTCGCGCTGGCCAGTCCCCGCCAGATGCCCAAGGCGATTGTCTGCCTGACAGCCGGATCAGCCGCCGGGGCACTGGTTAACGCCCTGTTGACGCGGGCCGGACATAGGCCGCCAACCTTGTTGGTAACCAACTGGATGCGTCAGACGGCTGGGGAACACCTGGCCGGCGGTGTGCGCGGCCTGTGGCGGCAGGTTGCCAACGGCATCCCGGTCAAGGTTTACGCCGCCAAAGCTGGGGACATGGGTGTGCCTTTGGGGCGGTTTGTCTTGGCAGTGGCGGCTACCCGCGCTACCCGGGCGGCCGGCATCGGCGGCTTGGCTGCGCTGGCGGCCTCCCGCACCAAGCCGATCCTGCGCCGTGCCTACGGGCCCTACCTGGGCGTCTTTGCTGTCAATTACTCACTTGGCCTCTGGCTGGTGTGGCGCCGCTGGAAGAAGTCCAAACCTTAG
- a CDS encoding phosphatidate cytidylyltransferase — protein MPAFNREIFAVHFAIGPWHLDLEGRAVFLMLMALAVLVVAALPVFLSGKSELRRRWTTWALILPVIGVPMWMGPGPTAALAALLALQAVREYVGLVNLPLPEETILMLTAVAYPLAAWLRPSYLGLVPLVALLGAAPAVLSGAVTDGLRRAALTAFGTIWLSWSLANLVILGRNAFLVCFAAAATDVAAWCGGTGLRRFGWARRAISPLSPNKSVGGLVGAALGGMAVLAVLGEFSPGLVIAVVIGAIGGDLVESMVKRQAGAKDAGTWLPGFGGLLDRVDSLLLILPLAAVLA, from the coding sequence ATGCCAGCCTTCAATCGAGAGATCTTCGCCGTTCACTTCGCGATTGGCCCTTGGCATCTGGACCTCGAAGGCCGGGCCGTGTTCTTGATGTTGATGGCCTTGGCCGTTTTGGTCGTGGCCGCTTTGCCGGTCTTCCTTTCGGGCAAGTCCGAGCTGCGCCGTCGCTGGACCACTTGGGCGCTGATCCTGCCCGTCATTGGAGTGCCGATGTGGATGGGCCCAGGCCCAACGGCCGCCTTAGCCGCGCTCCTAGCGCTGCAAGCGGTGCGCGAATACGTCGGCTTGGTCAATTTGCCGCTGCCGGAAGAGACCATTTTGATGCTGACCGCCGTGGCCTACCCATTGGCTGCCTGGCTCAGGCCGTCCTACCTGGGACTGGTGCCATTGGTGGCACTGCTTGGCGCGGCGCCGGCGGTGTTGAGCGGGGCCGTGACCGATGGTCTGCGCCGGGCCGCTCTGACAGCCTTTGGCACGATCTGGCTGAGCTGGTCGTTGGCCAATTTGGTGATACTTGGACGAAACGCCTTTTTAGTCTGCTTTGCGGCGGCCGCCACCGATGTGGCAGCCTGGTGCGGTGGCACAGGACTGCGGCGTTTTGGCTGGGCGCGGCGAGCCATTTCGCCACTTTCACCTAACAAGAGTGTTGGCGGTTTGGTTGGGGCAGCGCTTGGTGGCATGGCAGTCTTGGCCGTGCTGGGAGAATTCTCACCTGGCCTGGTGATCGCGGTCGTGATTGGCGCTATAGGAGGGGACCTGGTGGAATCGATGGTCAAACGTCAAGCCGGTGCCAAAGATGCCGGTACCTGGCTGCCCGGCTTTGGCGGTCTACTTGACCGGGTCGACTCGCTGCTGCTGATCCTGCCGCTGGCGGCGGTGCTGGCATGA
- a CDS encoding CDP-alcohol phosphatidyltransferase family protein yields MSQAGPRGLYALKGWYTRRLSAPARWAVKRQVSPDVFTSLGVLFGLVAAVAIALGWWPVALIALAGRLAGANLDGAVARARKVSRPWGFALNELGDRVSDLLMVAGLAVLAGREPSTLLAFGPMSSLTWVLVAGLAATWPTFASLAVAGGGGPRANGGPLGKTERCALAVLGTAVPAWLPVLAALVIVGSLVTAVTRLAAGRRALGG; encoded by the coding sequence ATGTCTCAGGCCGGACCCCGCGGGCTCTACGCGCTGAAGGGCTGGTACACCAGGCGGCTATCGGCGCCGGCGCGTTGGGCGGTCAAGCGGCAGGTCTCGCCCGATGTTTTCACATCGCTCGGAGTGCTGTTTGGGCTGGTCGCCGCCGTGGCCATCGCGCTGGGTTGGTGGCCGGTGGCCTTGATAGCCCTGGCCGGCCGCCTGGCCGGAGCCAACCTCGATGGGGCAGTGGCCCGGGCCCGGAAGGTGTCGCGGCCGTGGGGTTTTGCGCTGAACGAACTGGGGGATAGGGTCTCGGATTTGCTGATGGTGGCTGGCCTGGCAGTGTTGGCGGGGCGCGAGCCGTCTACACTGCTGGCTTTTGGGCCGATGTCGTCCCTCACCTGGGTATTGGTGGCGGGCTTGGCAGCGACCTGGCCCACCTTCGCCTCGCTGGCCGTGGCCGGAGGCGGAGGACCCAGAGCTAACGGTGGGCCATTGGGCAAAACCGAGCGCTGCGCTTTGGCTGTGCTTGGCACCGCGGTGCCGGCCTGGCTGCCGGTGTTGGCGGCGTTGGTGATAGTTGGATCGCTGGTCACGGCGGTGACGAGGCTAGCGGCCGGGCGCCGGGCTCTGGGTGGCTGA